The Shewanella sp. KX20019 genome window below encodes:
- a CDS encoding nucleoside hydrolase, which yields MVKKIILDTDPGIDDVMAILFAEAHPEIELKAITTIYGNVTIAGATHNALYLKQKYGFEADIAEGAGKPLVRPPVGPTVAVHGESGFGDVQVPAEVEGKADSRPAYQYIIDAVTAEPNEITIVAIGPLTNLALALQAEPNIVNLVKEVVIMGGAFGVNDHRGNVTPYAEANIHDDPHAADIVFGASWPVVIIGLDVTEQSFFTAEYLDKLRDDAGDVGQFIWDVSRFYLKFYKEKVGLDACHVHDPSAIAYVIKPELFTLREGPVRVITDGPAEGMTVQKFDGRIYMHDEWETQPSQRVGVAVKDAELLDIYRQSIIDYSHKKA from the coding sequence ATGGTAAAAAAAATAATACTAGACACAGATCCGGGTATTGATGATGTTATGGCGATCCTGTTCGCTGAAGCGCATCCGGAGATTGAGCTCAAAGCCATCACCACAATATACGGCAATGTGACCATTGCAGGCGCGACCCACAACGCGCTTTATCTGAAACAGAAATATGGCTTTGAAGCCGATATAGCCGAAGGTGCAGGCAAGCCCTTGGTTAGACCTCCAGTTGGCCCTACTGTTGCAGTACACGGCGAGAGCGGTTTCGGTGATGTTCAAGTGCCAGCCGAGGTTGAAGGTAAGGCAGACTCTCGTCCTGCATATCAATATATTATCGATGCAGTAACGGCAGAGCCGAATGAGATCACTATTGTGGCTATCGGCCCATTAACTAACTTGGCCTTAGCGCTGCAAGCCGAGCCTAATATTGTCAATTTAGTTAAAGAAGTTGTCATCATGGGCGGCGCATTTGGTGTTAATGATCACCGTGGCAATGTGACCCCTTATGCTGAAGCGAATATTCATGACGACCCCCATGCCGCCGACATCGTGTTTGGCGCTTCTTGGCCAGTAGTGATTATTGGACTCGATGTTACTGAGCAAAGCTTCTTCACGGCAGAGTACCTAGATAAGTTACGTGATGATGCAGGTGACGTCGGCCAATTCATCTGGGATGTTAGCCGTTTCTACCTTAAGTTCTATAAAGAGAAGGTCGGTTTAGATGCTTGCCATGTGCACGACCCGTCAGCAATTGCCTATGTGATAAAGCCTGAGCTGTTTACCTTAAGAGAGGGGCCAGTTCGCGTAATCACCGATGGCCCCGCTGAGGGCATGACGGTACAGAAGTTTGATGGTCGAATTTATATGCATGATGAATGGGAAACCCAGCCATCTCAGCGCGTGGGAGTTGCGGTGAAAGATGCCGAACTACTAGACATTTACCGCCAGAGCATTATCGATTACAGCCATAAAAAGGCGTAG
- a CDS encoding M43 family zinc metalloprotease, which produces MNTRFIGLMAATLPLLSYAGDTSQANINGANSASSSVISCGTDENGQLWQSSNFTPQQLQKLDAKKAGLDVAKSSVAQLNAVDPMAAENRYYIPVVVHVYGQDVHNCTADDDSYTCVTDETLIDALNKTNEDIQGLNTLDGPILAEFQEIRSNLNVEFVLAKVDPDGNPTNGIIRHNDGLISGYGDSDKADINAAIAADAWDNYKYMNVYVQHDLYNDGSKTNSGVAWYPSEDMSDKNLARVVYNGAYLGTNAEVRGGSRDVPYGENFRSVLTHEFGHWLNLKHTFNGESCSTEDALFCGLSGDNVCDTPQVDWSGYQDNYKNCLGQNTNTENFMHYSDNYAMFTQDQNKRTTAALHHPARRTLWSDDNLIATGLGEYAAIGEHEWDGSGLDEMPEGTLLFEATELAADKDSITHYPVVVDESVELLAVFLDNYTEDPDMYVRFGTEAVLGDDDNWTTDFTSFAAGGSPEFVKVFAPTPGTYYTTVHAFSEYSNARLRIVALDDPTLCEGCTRVKLLTEDIKANNGDEPKLYEFSIPEAAVRVNFQIPNGYDGDPDMAVKIGTGVIMDEDGNDCLPYSAPGILEDCIFDELALGSDGEPVVPAVEVGGLYSVMIDPYKDYSGAKFLVTYDLPWSEMPLANANGPYAGVDKDPISFSSAGSNYDSGIIESYLWEFGDGVKSIESNPLHTYADAGVYTATLTVTNNFGASRIATAQVTVAASKSPTANIVVVGEAEIGEAIAFSSEGTQAGDAEIVSYLWEFADGSSSDRKDPIHYFAVTGEYEVTLTVSDEKGNQGATSTDIIISKASVEPTKSDNDSGGSTGLLSLIGLSLVMLRRRTVK; this is translated from the coding sequence ATGAACACCCGTTTTATTGGATTAATGGCCGCAACTCTGCCATTGCTATCGTATGCAGGCGATACTTCTCAAGCGAACATAAATGGAGCTAACTCAGCTAGCTCTTCAGTGATTAGCTGTGGTACGGACGAGAACGGCCAACTTTGGCAGTCTAGCAACTTCACTCCCCAGCAACTTCAAAAATTGGATGCAAAAAAAGCCGGGCTAGATGTAGCTAAAAGCTCTGTGGCACAGTTGAATGCTGTCGATCCAATGGCAGCTGAAAATCGCTACTACATTCCGGTTGTTGTACATGTATATGGTCAAGATGTACACAACTGTACTGCTGATGATGACAGTTACACTTGTGTGACTGACGAGACTCTTATCGATGCCCTCAATAAGACCAACGAGGACATACAGGGTCTTAATACGCTGGACGGCCCCATATTGGCTGAGTTTCAGGAGATTCGAAGTAATCTTAATGTGGAGTTTGTGCTGGCAAAGGTTGACCCTGATGGCAACCCCACTAACGGCATTATCCGTCATAACGACGGTTTGATCTCTGGTTATGGAGATAGTGATAAAGCCGACATTAATGCAGCAATCGCAGCTGATGCTTGGGATAATTACAAGTACATGAATGTGTACGTACAGCATGACTTGTATAACGATGGCAGTAAAACCAACTCTGGTGTTGCTTGGTACCCATCGGAAGACATGTCAGACAAAAATCTTGCTCGTGTGGTTTACAATGGGGCTTACCTCGGCACAAATGCTGAAGTAAGAGGTGGAAGTCGAGACGTTCCTTATGGGGAGAACTTTCGCTCGGTACTGACGCACGAATTCGGTCATTGGCTAAACCTAAAGCATACCTTTAATGGTGAGAGTTGCTCGACTGAAGATGCACTATTTTGTGGTTTATCTGGTGATAACGTCTGTGATACCCCACAGGTGGACTGGAGTGGTTATCAAGACAATTACAAAAACTGCCTTGGTCAAAACACTAACACCGAAAACTTTATGCATTATTCCGACAACTACGCTATGTTCACCCAAGATCAGAATAAGCGTACTACGGCGGCTCTGCATCATCCGGCACGACGCACATTGTGGAGCGATGACAACCTAATCGCAACTGGCCTTGGCGAATATGCTGCCATCGGAGAGCATGAATGGGACGGCAGCGGTTTGGACGAAATGCCTGAGGGCACGCTGCTATTTGAAGCCACGGAACTCGCTGCTGATAAAGATAGCATTACACATTACCCTGTTGTTGTTGATGAGAGTGTTGAACTGCTTGCTGTCTTTTTAGACAACTACACCGAAGACCCTGATATGTACGTTCGTTTCGGTACTGAAGCCGTTTTAGGTGACGATGATAATTGGACCACTGACTTTACCTCTTTTGCCGCTGGTGGTAGCCCAGAGTTTGTTAAAGTTTTTGCGCCTACTCCGGGTACGTATTATACAACTGTGCATGCTTTTAGTGAGTACTCTAATGCGAGATTACGTATCGTCGCTTTGGACGATCCAACCCTTTGTGAAGGTTGTACCCGAGTAAAGCTGCTAACCGAAGACATAAAAGCTAATAACGGTGACGAGCCGAAACTCTACGAATTCAGCATACCTGAAGCTGCAGTTCGCGTTAATTTTCAGATTCCTAATGGCTACGATGGCGACCCTGATATGGCTGTTAAAATCGGTACCGGCGTTATCATGGATGAAGATGGTAACGATTGCTTGCCATATTCAGCTCCTGGCATTCTGGAAGACTGTATATTTGATGAGCTCGCATTAGGTTCAGACGGCGAGCCAGTAGTGCCAGCGGTTGAAGTTGGCGGCCTATACAGTGTTATGATCGACCCCTACAAAGATTATAGTGGTGCCAAGTTCCTCGTCACTTACGACCTACCTTGGTCTGAAATGCCGCTTGCCAATGCTAATGGTCCCTATGCAGGTGTAGATAAAGACCCAATTAGCTTTAGTAGTGCAGGGTCTAATTATGACAGTGGGATTATTGAAAGTTACTTGTGGGAGTTTGGAGATGGTGTCAAGAGTATAGAAAGTAATCCACTGCACACTTACGCCGATGCTGGGGTTTATACTGCAACGCTAACGGTGACCAATAACTTTGGTGCCAGTCGTATTGCTACAGCACAAGTAACTGTAGCAGCTTCAAAATCACCAACGGCGAACATAGTCGTTGTTGGCGAAGCAGAAATTGGCGAAGCGATAGCATTTTCAAGTGAGGGTACTCAAGCGGGAGATGCTGAGATAGTGTCTTATCTGTGGGAGTTTGCCGACGGCTCAAGCTCTGATAGAAAAGATCCTATTCATTACTTTGCTGTTACGGGAGAGTACGAGGTGACGCTGACAGTTAGCGATGAAAAAGGTAATCAAGGTGCGACTAGTACCGATATCATAATAAGTAAAGCTAGTGTGGAACCTACAAAGAGTGATAATGATTCAGGTGGTAGTACTGGATTGCTAAGCTTGATTGGTCTGTCATTAGTCATGTTACGTCGACGAACCGTGAAATAA
- a CDS encoding thiamine pyrophosphate-dependent enzyme yields MATSIEQNFGNEYYRQLPLLGASLGELFAFFGVKRTYGVGGDFVANLINALESYVEVLPSSNEMHAGFSACAQAELNPLGVCMTTYTVGSLPCISAAALARTEGLPVVFISGAPGENEINSHALHHSVHPHTAWATDLDAALNAFRALGIRAERLQGQRHSGQPNIAAEQCLELLTYAYLNRQPVFIEIPRDLISQPTQSLHLPKHVTQLRRVQPLSLSGAELIAREIEFKLAQARSPLVFLGEKLRLNQELLEQIISFCQQLGLPYATSWFGKGMLDESDPLCLGSYNGAFSDIEGKAYIESVADYVLELATAISPSDTNNAFSSQTHAVDSHPNKTMLKGTSKWEQDISVVMTYLQSAALAPRTLLVEPSSTVAAAKTASVLLGYHNLAATINLAQQALFKPYIFVPEVGNSLFASFELEVLSSDIGRSYLANPWYAAMGTSLPYARAIADQLAEVDSSQPVLVLTGDGGFNFQANELINLQKLGANVTIIYMRNNIFHLGKAGDAPVYECNHLEFDPKLLISAYGGQGHLCETTGQLIDSLVQTATAGGLHLIEIPTSTEPEHQSEITKKLNTYIGFRNGDVAATSAWNTLCER; encoded by the coding sequence GTGGCGACATCAATCGAACAAAATTTTGGCAATGAATATTACCGTCAACTGCCCCTTTTAGGCGCAAGTTTAGGTGAGCTATTCGCTTTTTTTGGGGTTAAGCGAACCTATGGCGTTGGTGGTGATTTCGTGGCGAATTTAATTAATGCGCTGGAATCTTATGTGGAAGTATTACCGTCGAGCAACGAGATGCATGCCGGCTTTAGCGCCTGCGCTCAGGCAGAGTTAAACCCATTAGGCGTTTGTATGACGACCTATACGGTCGGTAGCTTACCTTGTATCAGTGCTGCAGCATTGGCCAGAACCGAAGGGTTACCCGTGGTTTTTATCTCCGGTGCGCCAGGGGAAAATGAGATAAACAGCCATGCACTGCATCACAGTGTCCACCCGCATACGGCATGGGCTACCGATCTCGATGCGGCACTCAACGCCTTTCGAGCGCTTGGGATCCGCGCAGAGCGTCTTCAAGGGCAAAGACACAGTGGCCAACCCAATATTGCGGCTGAGCAGTGTCTAGAGCTGCTCACTTATGCATACTTGAACCGCCAACCAGTATTTATTGAGATCCCACGAGATTTAATCAGTCAGCCGACACAGTCTTTACATCTACCTAAGCATGTTACTCAGCTAAGGCGAGTGCAGCCCTTGAGTTTAAGTGGTGCCGAGCTAATTGCGAGAGAGATTGAATTTAAATTAGCTCAAGCTAGATCTCCTTTGGTCTTTCTAGGGGAAAAACTGAGATTAAATCAAGAGCTACTCGAGCAAATAATCTCATTTTGTCAGCAGTTAGGTTTGCCCTATGCAACGAGTTGGTTTGGCAAAGGGATGCTGGATGAAAGCGACCCCCTCTGTTTAGGCAGCTATAACGGTGCATTTAGCGACATTGAGGGAAAAGCCTATATCGAGTCAGTCGCGGATTACGTGCTTGAGCTGGCAACGGCTATTTCCCCAAGTGATACCAACAATGCCTTTAGCAGCCAAACTCACGCCGTGGATAGTCATCCCAATAAAACCATGCTTAAAGGGACATCGAAATGGGAGCAAGATATCTCTGTGGTGATGACTTACCTTCAATCTGCCGCTTTAGCACCCAGAACATTGCTAGTTGAGCCCTCAAGCACTGTTGCCGCTGCCAAAACAGCAAGCGTTTTACTCGGGTATCATAACTTGGCGGCGACCATAAACTTAGCGCAGCAAGCATTATTTAAGCCCTATATATTTGTTCCTGAAGTCGGCAACTCCTTATTTGCTAGCTTTGAACTTGAGGTGCTATCGAGTGATATTGGCCGAAGTTACCTGGCTAATCCTTGGTATGCTGCAATGGGAACAAGTTTGCCCTATGCTCGAGCAATTGCAGATCAGCTGGCTGAAGTGGATAGTAGCCAACCTGTACTGGTGTTAACTGGAGATGGGGGGTTTAACTTCCAAGCCAATGAGCTAATCAATCTGCAGAAGCTCGGTGCGAATGTCACCATTATCTATATGCGCAACAATATCTTTCATTTGGGTAAGGCTGGAGATGCGCCGGTATATGAGTGTAACCACCTTGAGTTTGACCCTAAATTATTGATCTCTGCCTATGGTGGACAGGGTCACTTATGTGAAACGACTGGGCAGTTAATCGATAGTCTTGTACAAACCGCAACGGCAGGCGGATTGCACCTGATTGAGATACCGACTTCTACGGAACCTGAGCATCAGAGCGAGATCACTAAGAAACTTAATACCTATATTGGTTTTCGAAATGGTGATGTCGCAGCAACATCAGCCTGGAATACATTATGTGAGCGATAA
- a CDS encoding FAD-dependent oxidoreductase has product MSNDFQFIEVGRKDPTKHAAKQRATQFIEIYQPFAQQQVQEQSDRCLDCGNPYCEWKCPLHNYIPNWLQLAKQGRIMEAADLVHETNTLPEICGRVCPQDRLCEGACTLNEEFGAVTIGNVEKYITDTAISQGWRPDMSKVTPRKERVAIIGAGPAGLGCADILARNGVQAVVYDKNVQIGGLLTYGIPSFKLDKEVMQVRRNVLEGMGIEFKLGVTVGKDIDFKELIENYDAVFLGMGTYTAMKANLVGEDAQGVHQALPYLIGNTHNVMGTECSDNPYLSLKGKRVVVLGGGDTAMDCVRTAVRQGATKVTCAYRRDEANMPGSRREVQNAREEGVEFLFNRQPSEIKTVDGKVVGIECIETQLGEADASGRRRPVPIEGSEQVLEADAIIIAFGFQPSPAKWLADFNIELNDWGLVKAPKVADNPFQTSNPKVFAGGDMVRGSDLVVTAIAEGRDAALGILNTFED; this is encoded by the coding sequence ATGAGCAATGATTTTCAGTTTATTGAAGTTGGGCGCAAAGACCCTACTAAACACGCTGCCAAGCAACGTGCGACGCAATTTATCGAGATATACCAGCCTTTTGCTCAGCAACAGGTACAAGAGCAATCTGACCGCTGTCTTGATTGCGGTAACCCCTATTGCGAGTGGAAATGCCCACTGCATAACTACATCCCGAATTGGCTGCAACTCGCCAAGCAGGGGCGTATTATGGAAGCCGCAGACTTAGTGCACGAGACCAATACTCTGCCCGAGATCTGTGGCCGTGTATGCCCACAAGACAGACTGTGTGAAGGGGCTTGTACCCTTAACGAAGAGTTCGGCGCCGTAACCATCGGTAATGTGGAAAAATACATTACCGATACCGCGATATCTCAAGGCTGGCGCCCGGATATGAGCAAAGTGACCCCGCGTAAAGAGCGCGTCGCCATTATTGGTGCAGGCCCTGCGGGTCTAGGTTGCGCCGACATACTCGCCCGTAACGGTGTGCAGGCTGTGGTTTATGACAAAAACGTGCAGATTGGTGGTCTACTGACTTACGGTATCCCCTCGTTCAAGCTCGACAAAGAGGTGATGCAAGTTCGCCGCAACGTGCTTGAAGGCATGGGCATCGAATTTAAGCTCGGCGTGACCGTCGGTAAAGATATCGATTTTAAAGAGTTGATTGAAAACTACGATGCGGTTTTCCTCGGTATGGGGACCTATACCGCGATGAAAGCTAACCTTGTTGGCGAAGATGCTCAAGGCGTACATCAAGCACTGCCCTACCTTATCGGTAACACCCATAATGTGATGGGCACTGAGTGCAGCGACAACCCTTACCTCAGCCTTAAAGGTAAGCGAGTGGTGGTACTCGGTGGTGGGGATACCGCCATGGATTGCGTTCGTACAGCAGTGCGTCAAGGAGCAACTAAAGTGACTTGTGCCTATCGCCGTGACGAAGCCAATATGCCCGGTTCACGCCGCGAGGTGCAAAATGCTCGCGAGGAAGGGGTTGAATTTCTCTTTAACCGTCAGCCAAGCGAGATTAAAACAGTCGATGGCAAAGTGGTCGGTATTGAGTGCATTGAAACTCAGCTCGGTGAAGCCGATGCCAGTGGTCGTCGCCGTCCAGTGCCGATTGAGGGCAGCGAACAGGTTCTTGAAGCTGACGCCATCATTATCGCCTTTGGTTTCCAGCCTAGCCCTGCCAAGTGGTTAGCTGACTTTAATATCGAGCTCAATGATTGGGGTTTAGTTAAAGCACCAAAAGTCGCCGACAATCCATTTCAAACCAGTAACCCGAAAGTGTTTGCCGGAGGCGATATGGTCCGAGGGTCTGATTTAGTGGTCACCGCGATTGCCGAAGGTCGCGATGCCGCGCTCGGGATCCTCAACACCTTCGAAGATTAA
- a CDS encoding class I SAM-dependent methyltransferase, with product MSEKLAMPNENRNVSKTPGHWVLAQLGKKVLRPGGKELTEKMLQALKISPVDRVVEFAPGMGYTARLCLEKAPLSYTAIEQNEQAADIVRSYLKGAEQQCKVGNAQQTGLEEGVATVVYGEAMLTMQSDSRKNEIIAEASRILEQGGRYGIHELCISPDSIDPSVKRAIQREVSETIQHPAKPVTPAEWKQLMLDNGFEIEFEAVAPMHLLEPKRMIDDEGVMGFLKIAKNLLTKPDARARVIGMRKVFNKYQQNLAAITLVAKKKEN from the coding sequence ATGTCAGAAAAGCTGGCTATGCCAAATGAAAACAGAAATGTATCAAAAACCCCGGGGCATTGGGTACTTGCTCAGTTAGGTAAAAAGGTGCTTCGTCCCGGTGGTAAAGAACTCACTGAAAAAATGTTGCAGGCGTTAAAAATATCCCCTGTTGATCGTGTCGTAGAGTTTGCTCCGGGCATGGGGTATACAGCACGCCTTTGTCTGGAAAAGGCGCCGCTAAGTTACACTGCGATTGAGCAGAATGAGCAAGCTGCTGATATTGTTCGATCCTATTTAAAGGGCGCAGAGCAGCAGTGCAAGGTAGGAAATGCCCAGCAAACAGGACTTGAAGAGGGGGTCGCGACGGTTGTTTATGGTGAGGCAATGCTAACCATGCAATCTGATAGCCGAAAAAATGAAATTATTGCTGAAGCGTCGAGAATTCTGGAGCAGGGCGGGCGCTATGGTATCCATGAGCTGTGCATCTCCCCGGATAGTATTGATCCCAGTGTAAAACGTGCCATCCAGAGGGAGGTTTCTGAGACGATTCAGCATCCTGCAAAACCCGTAACGCCGGCAGAGTGGAAACAACTGATGCTGGATAATGGTTTTGAGATTGAATTTGAAGCGGTTGCACCTATGCACTTGCTGGAACCGAAGCGAATGATCGACGATGAAGGTGTGATGGGTTTTCTCAAGATTGCCAAAAACCTGCTTACTAAGCCTGATGCGCGGGCGCGGGTCATTGGTATGCGTAAGGTGTTTAATAAATACCAACAAAACCTGGCAGCGATTACTCTGGTAGCGAAGAAAAAGGAAAACTAA
- a CDS encoding PfkB family carbohydrate kinase, with product MNKLSRNERLTVILKLLSEHKTLSNAQLAKLLQVTPKTIRCDLVYLESEQQVIRTHGGVQISAQFDADKYCLDSLLSQLTSSNTLSGLMSQTPINNRVNKMNNKVFILGSFNVDIVSTLERFPQPGETLHSLSNNIGAGGKGANQAYAAAKAGASVTFMTKIGKDQFSHFAKEHLASTGIEKTIIVESDISPTGNALIYVCEATGENMIAVHSGANTEVTQDEVLQAEQHIIGANLLLTQLENNIDAIEQTMQIAHAHGVKVVLNPAPYHDDTPSLLKYVDVITPNETEASLMTGIEVNSLNSAKLAAQKINQMGVNTVVITRGAQGVLLYENERFSEVAAIKCVVTDTTGAGDAFNGALVAQMVTGAKLFEAAKYANAYASLAVEREGAANMPDASLVAARL from the coding sequence ATGAACAAACTAAGCCGAAATGAAAGACTGACTGTTATCTTAAAACTGCTCAGCGAACATAAAACCTTATCAAATGCACAACTTGCCAAGTTACTGCAGGTAACGCCAAAGACCATTCGTTGTGATCTGGTGTACCTAGAAAGCGAGCAACAAGTGATAAGGACACATGGTGGTGTTCAAATTTCTGCACAATTTGATGCCGATAAATATTGCCTGGATAGTTTGCTCTCTCAACTAACCTCCAGCAACACCTTATCGGGTCTTATGTCCCAGACTCCCATTAACAATAGGGTCAACAAAATGAATAATAAGGTTTTTATACTCGGTTCCTTTAACGTCGATATCGTCTCTACATTGGAACGATTCCCACAACCCGGTGAAACACTGCATTCACTGAGTAACAATATCGGCGCTGGTGGCAAGGGCGCAAACCAAGCCTACGCCGCAGCCAAAGCGGGCGCGAGCGTTACCTTCATGACCAAGATAGGCAAAGATCAGTTCAGCCACTTTGCCAAAGAGCATCTCGCCAGCACAGGCATAGAAAAAACCATTATCGTCGAATCCGATATCAGCCCCACCGGTAACGCGCTTATTTATGTTTGTGAAGCCACTGGCGAAAACATGATTGCGGTGCACTCTGGTGCTAATACCGAAGTCACCCAAGATGAGGTTTTACAGGCCGAGCAACATATTATCGGTGCTAACCTGCTACTGACGCAGCTAGAGAACAATATCGACGCCATCGAGCAAACGATGCAGATAGCCCATGCCCACGGGGTTAAAGTGGTACTGAATCCCGCGCCCTATCATGACGACACCCCATCATTATTAAAGTATGTCGATGTGATCACTCCCAACGAGACTGAAGCCTCTTTAATGACGGGCATTGAAGTGAACAGCCTTAACAGCGCCAAACTGGCGGCACAGAAGATTAATCAGATGGGCGTTAATACCGTGGTTATCACCCGTGGCGCGCAAGGTGTGTTGCTGTATGAAAACGAGCGTTTCAGCGAAGTTGCCGCGATAAAATGCGTAGTCACTGATACTACGGGTGCAGGCGATGCCTTTAACGGCGCACTAGTGGCGCAAATGGTAACCGGAGCCAAACTATTCGAAGCGGCAAAATACGCTAATGCATACGCATCTTTGGCAGTTGAACGTGAAGGTGCGGCGAATATGCCAGATGCTAGCTTAGTTGCTGCACGGCTATAG
- a CDS encoding Crp/Fnr family transcriptional regulator — MPESIISLLDKQQKKQLFESRKKVEYSSGYQLFNQGDSADNMYLVDKGKVSIYRLMPNGDEKLFKVFLAGELIAEMAMFMQPRTYPMSARIEQDSELSAFCYQSILSIVSSSPEVSVKVMAFMSNKICQLMDTMNILTQVNANQRLVMKLADIYRSQNIKQGRVSLLVTKKLLATQLGMTPETLSRAIKKLKAGGHIIESGNNMTLIDIPSLCKSVDLTPDIFST, encoded by the coding sequence GTGCCGGAATCCATCATCTCTTTACTTGATAAACAGCAAAAAAAGCAGTTATTTGAAAGCCGCAAAAAGGTCGAGTACAGCTCGGGCTATCAGCTTTTTAATCAGGGAGACAGTGCAGACAACATGTATCTGGTGGATAAAGGCAAGGTTTCAATATATCGCCTGATGCCAAATGGCGATGAGAAACTATTCAAGGTGTTTCTGGCCGGAGAGCTTATCGCAGAGATGGCGATGTTTATGCAGCCAAGAACCTATCCTATGAGTGCCCGAATCGAGCAGGACAGCGAACTCTCCGCGTTTTGTTACCAGAGTATTCTCAGTATCGTATCGAGCTCACCAGAGGTTTCGGTGAAGGTAATGGCATTTATGAGTAATAAAATCTGCCAGCTAATGGATACGATGAACATTCTTACTCAGGTGAACGCTAACCAGAGACTGGTAATGAAACTTGCAGATATTTACCGCTCACAAAATATCAAGCAGGGCCGCGTCTCCCTATTGGTCACTAAGAAGTTGCTGGCGACGCAGTTAGGTATGACTCCCGAAACGCTTTCAAGAGCAATAAAAAAACTCAAAGCCGGTGGCCATATCATTGAATCGGGTAATAATATGACGCTGATTGATATCCCGTCCCTATGTAAATCTGTGGATTTAACCCCTGACATTTTTAGCACATAG